A DNA window from Streptomyces bacillaris contains the following coding sequences:
- the uppS gene encoding polyprenyl diphosphate synthase, translating to MPGGRRSGDGERRCDGAEGAVPRHVACVMDGNGRWAQMRSLPRTAGHRAAETTVIDIIEAARGCGVEWLSLYAFSTENWNRPGAEVDYLMRLVRRAVRKHAPLLLARGIRCRFLGATDPRLPRELVQDFDDLATLTAGNRGMTLTIAFDHGGRRDIVEAAQSLIRSGTPADEVTERRFADHLPFPDTPDVDLVIRTSGEQRISNFMLWQVAYAEWVFPEVLWPDFRAPEFLACLHTYHGRDRRFGGLPPRTNGDPS from the coding sequence TGTGTGATGGACGGCAACGGCCGTTGGGCGCAGATGCGGTCGCTTCCCCGCACGGCGGGCCATCGAGCCGCGGAGACCACGGTGATCGACATCATCGAGGCGGCCCGCGGCTGCGGCGTCGAATGGCTCAGCCTGTACGCCTTCTCCACCGAGAACTGGAACCGCCCCGGCGCCGAAGTGGACTACCTCATGCGCCTGGTCCGCCGGGCGGTGCGCAAGCACGCGCCGCTCCTGCTCGCCCGCGGTATCCGCTGCCGCTTCCTCGGGGCGACGGACCCGCGCCTGCCCAGGGAGTTGGTCCAGGACTTCGACGACCTGGCCACGCTGACCGCCGGCAACCGGGGGATGACGCTGACGATCGCCTTCGACCACGGAGGACGCCGGGACATCGTCGAGGCCGCACAGTCGCTCATCCGCAGCGGGACGCCCGCCGACGAGGTGACCGAACGGCGCTTCGCGGATCATCTGCCGTTCCCCGACACTCCCGACGTGGACCTCGTCATCCGTACCTCCGGGGAACAGCGCATCTCCAACTTCATGCTCTGGCAGGTGGCGTACGCCGAGTGGGTCTTCCCCGAGGTTCTCTGGCCCGACTTCCGGGCTCCCGAGTTCCTGGCCTGCCTGCACACCTATCACGGCCGTGACCGCCGCTTCGGCGGCCTGCCGCCCCGGACGAACGGAGATCCGTCATGA
- a CDS encoding oxygenase MpaB family protein — translation MTTGTTKTTGQAPLIETESQFCAFFDDPRWALAIVRATVLEAAHPQIGAALADNSTFTTHPWRRLRNTFLSMRRMFDTDPAVREREAARLNRLHTRMSGSDSRGRGYDAMDRGARAWVVATLFESAVTMCRLSGQPLDQDTMERLYAEYRAFLSALDGDAGALPEGLNDFWRYYDRMVQDELENTEAARVILYRLFDHLPAPALLEGAPTLWAAGRAVVGPLLGTITVASLPDAYRRKAGLPEVPGAPALMQGAYLTAGLARFLPAGWINAEAIIETLSLRPDSDDPRARTVAALRTRIKRAAALVRLLTPVDDHAGPAQASAAGEDRRPARAFFHQVLDQTGDGYLDWPDLAAMARELATRLDLDEPEETRLYEAFAAWWRELQSALDSDGDGRVSAEEYAVGVPSLAGPALIRVAEVLFDATDKDGSGAIDADEYRTLFRTAFHRDLTTSDGAYGRSAFVGDFLSFMSGRRTNAPYDPLLADA, via the coding sequence ATGACGACCGGAACCACGAAGACGACCGGCCAAGCGCCCCTGATCGAGACGGAATCGCAGTTCTGCGCCTTCTTCGACGACCCACGCTGGGCGCTGGCCATCGTCCGGGCCACCGTGCTGGAAGCCGCCCACCCGCAGATCGGCGCGGCGCTCGCCGACAACTCCACCTTCACCACGCACCCCTGGCGTCGGCTGCGCAACACCTTCCTCAGCATGCGGCGCATGTTCGACACCGACCCGGCGGTACGCGAGCGGGAGGCCGCCCGGCTCAACCGGCTGCACACCCGCATGAGCGGCTCCGACTCCCGGGGCCGGGGCTACGACGCCATGGACCGCGGCGCCCGCGCGTGGGTGGTCGCCACCCTCTTCGAGAGCGCCGTCACCATGTGCCGGCTCAGCGGCCAGCCGCTCGACCAGGACACGATGGAGCGCCTGTACGCCGAGTACCGCGCGTTCCTCTCCGCGCTCGACGGCGACGCCGGGGCGCTGCCGGAAGGGCTGAACGACTTCTGGCGGTACTACGACCGGATGGTCCAGGACGAGTTGGAGAACACCGAAGCGGCCCGCGTCATCCTCTACCGGCTCTTCGACCACCTGCCCGCCCCCGCCCTGCTCGAAGGCGCTCCGACACTGTGGGCCGCCGGCCGGGCCGTTGTCGGCCCGCTTCTCGGGACCATCACCGTCGCCTCGCTCCCGGACGCCTACCGGCGCAAGGCCGGGCTGCCCGAGGTGCCCGGCGCCCCGGCCCTCATGCAGGGTGCCTACCTCACGGCCGGACTCGCCCGGTTCCTGCCCGCGGGCTGGATCAACGCCGAAGCCATCATCGAGACCCTCTCGCTCCGGCCCGACAGCGACGACCCCCGCGCCCGCACCGTGGCCGCGCTGCGCACTCGCATCAAGCGGGCCGCGGCCCTGGTCCGCCTCCTGACGCCGGTGGACGACCACGCCGGTCCGGCCCAGGCGTCGGCCGCGGGAGAGGACAGGCGCCCGGCGAGGGCCTTCTTCCACCAGGTGCTGGACCAGACGGGCGACGGCTACCTCGACTGGCCCGACCTCGCCGCCATGGCGCGCGAACTGGCCACCCGCCTCGACCTCGACGAACCCGAGGAGACCCGGCTCTACGAGGCCTTCGCCGCCTGGTGGCGCGAACTCCAGTCAGCCCTCGACTCGGACGGCGACGGCCGCGTCAGCGCCGAGGAGTACGCCGTCGGGGTCCCCTCCCTGGCGGGGCCCGCACTCATCCGCGTCGCCGAGGTCCTCTTCGACGCCACCGACAAGGACGGCAGCGGCGCCATCGACGCCGACGAGTACCGCACCCTCTTCCGCACCGCCTTCCACCGCGACCTCACCACCAGCGACGGCGCCTACGGCCGCAGCGCCTTCGTGGGCGACTTCCTCTCCTTCATGTCGGGCCGTCGCACGAACGCCCCGTACGATCCGCTCCTCGCCGACGCCTGA
- a CDS encoding antitoxin: MFDALKGLKDKAETLAEAHGDKISDGLEKAGDFIDSKTDGKHSDKIDTAVDKAQEYVQGLGEKKD, encoded by the coding sequence ATGTTCGATGCTCTGAAGGGTCTGAAGGACAAGGCCGAGACCCTTGCCGAGGCTCACGGGGACAAGATCTCCGACGGGCTGGAGAAGGCGGGCGACTTCATCGACAGCAAGACCGACGGCAAGCACAGCGACAAGATCGACACCGCCGTCGACAAGGCCCAGGAGTACGTCCAGGGCCTCGGCGAGAAGAAGGACTGA
- a CDS encoding HNH endonuclease family protein codes for MTRRQSWWRRGLAVGAVFALAGCAAIEDATQPEPADGKPSASASASTGAGGGGGTAADDPALPGIPTAEQARTELAGLTVAKHGSMSGYSRAKFPHWASQGESCDTRETVLERDGTDVERDDQCRAVSGKWTSVYDDKAFTEARDLDIDHMVPLANAWRSGARTWTQEKRKEFANDLTRPQLLAVSAATNRSKGDQGPDEWQPPSKAYWCTYSRAWVSVKASYELSVTETEKETLTEMLDTCGS; via the coding sequence ATGACGAGGCGACAGAGCTGGTGGCGGCGAGGGCTGGCGGTCGGGGCCGTGTTCGCGCTGGCCGGATGCGCGGCGATCGAGGACGCGACGCAGCCCGAGCCCGCGGACGGGAAGCCGTCCGCCTCGGCCTCGGCGTCCACCGGGGCCGGCGGCGGTGGCGGTACGGCGGCCGACGACCCGGCCCTGCCGGGCATACCCACCGCGGAGCAGGCTCGGACGGAGCTGGCCGGGCTGACGGTGGCCAAGCACGGTTCGATGTCCGGCTACAGCCGGGCGAAGTTCCCCCACTGGGCGTCGCAGGGCGAGTCCTGCGACACGCGGGAGACCGTGCTGGAGCGGGACGGCACCGACGTCGAGCGGGACGACCAGTGCCGGGCGGTCTCCGGGAAGTGGACCAGCGTCTACGACGACAAGGCCTTCACCGAGGCCCGCGACCTGGACATCGACCACATGGTGCCGCTCGCCAACGCCTGGCGCTCCGGGGCCAGGACGTGGACGCAGGAGAAGCGCAAGGAGTTCGCCAACGACCTGACGCGGCCTCAGCTGCTGGCGGTGTCGGCGGCGACGAACCGTTCCAAGGGCGACCAGGGGCCGGACGAGTGGCAGCCGCCGTCCAAGGCGTACTGGTGCACCTACTCCCGTGCTTGGGTGTCGGTGAAGGCCTCGTACGAACTCTCGGTGACGGAGACGGAGAAGGAGACACTCACCGAGATGCTGGACACCTGCGGCTCCTGA
- a CDS encoding DUF4328 domain-containing protein gives MLCVRCRTGTAVTDDGLCTSCPVAGSPPPGRPEPVATGPGGWGVRTWPRSPVGLSRAVTALLGAVIVTDLVAIGRGLHLRALWQGLVEEGDPAVHGSGGVSAERLHSVAQTGQSVVFVATAVVFIIWFHRTRRNAEVFDPAAQRMGPGWSVGGWFVPFANLWFPYRVATGVWEGSVVPGPEGGRPTVSRAPLRLWWAVWIASSLLDSFTARMEGSAETPEQTVQGLGLVAAADAFEIVSAVLAIVFVRTLTRMQVARAELRAPRTGSEQLTAP, from the coding sequence ATGCTCTGCGTCCGCTGCCGTACCGGAACGGCCGTCACCGACGACGGCCTCTGCACCTCCTGCCCGGTCGCCGGGTCCCCGCCGCCCGGTCGGCCGGAGCCCGTGGCGACCGGCCCCGGCGGCTGGGGCGTGAGGACCTGGCCGCGCTCACCGGTCGGCCTCTCCCGGGCGGTGACCGCGCTGCTGGGCGCCGTCATCGTGACGGACCTGGTCGCCATCGGCAGGGGGCTCCATCTTCGCGCTCTGTGGCAGGGCCTCGTCGAGGAGGGCGACCCGGCCGTGCACGGCAGCGGGGGTGTGTCGGCCGAGCGGCTCCACTCGGTGGCCCAGACCGGCCAGTCGGTCGTCTTCGTGGCCACCGCCGTCGTCTTCATCATCTGGTTCCACCGCACCCGCCGGAACGCCGAGGTCTTCGACCCGGCCGCGCAGAGGATGGGGCCGGGCTGGTCGGTCGGCGGCTGGTTCGTGCCGTTCGCCAACCTCTGGTTCCCCTACCGGGTGGCCACCGGCGTCTGGGAGGGGAGCGTCGTCCCGGGCCCCGAGGGCGGCAGGCCCACCGTTTCCCGGGCACCCCTCCGCCTCTGGTGGGCCGTGTGGATCGCCTCCTCGCTCCTGGATTCGTTCACCGCGCGGATGGAGGGAAGCGCCGAGACGCCGGAGCAGACCGTGCAGGGCCTCGGACTGGTGGCGGCGGCCGACGCGTTCGAGATCGTCTCCGCGGTGCTGGCCATCGTCTTCGTCCGCACGCTGACGCGGATGCAGGTGGCGCGGGCGGAGCTGCGGGCCCCGCGGACCGGGTCCGAGCAACTGACGGCTCCGTAA
- a CDS encoding family 20 glycosylhydrolase → MSPTRGALVTGAAVTVAAAAVLTVVVWPEGSGSHPSRDAASPSGTSASAAAPSPSRSYPLSSAPSTIPAVREHTAARGPGWQPGENSTVVIAKGSEVLADEAQLLARELNIHYRGAEDAREGDVQLALGAKDQGPAESYTLTVRDRKVRITGPDESGVFYGTRTLKQSLKADRTVPEGVVNDRPDRPQRGLNLDIARKHYSAEWIEDRIREMGDLKLNQLGLHFSDDQAFRIESKTHPEVVSDEALTQDEVRRIVGLANSLHIEVVPEIDSPGHLGAVLRAHPDLQLRNTQGRESRGSIDISKPGAAKLIDELLDEYTDLFPGKFWHLGADEYQALMVRDPAASYPQLQRAAEQKHGSGATIEDLATGWLNDRAAVVEPKGRTAKAWNDGLFRDTKVVADKNIEIEYWTGKEIGARPPQEYLAAGYKMLNLNDEFLYYVLGEPNEFVYPTGKRIYEQWTPMVLRGTEPVAARYSPQILGGRFAVWGDLPNAQTVQQVADGIRMPLVATSQKLWDPREPELTWDQFQELAARTGSAG, encoded by the coding sequence ATGTCGCCCACGCGAGGTGCCCTCGTCACCGGCGCGGCCGTCACGGTCGCGGCCGCCGCCGTCCTCACCGTCGTCGTCTGGCCGGAAGGCTCCGGCAGCCACCCGTCCCGCGACGCCGCGTCGCCGTCCGGGACCTCCGCATCGGCGGCCGCCCCGTCGCCCTCCCGCAGCTACCCGCTCTCCAGCGCCCCGAGCACCATCCCGGCGGTCCGTGAGCACACCGCCGCGCGCGGGCCCGGCTGGCAGCCCGGCGAGAACAGCACGGTCGTCATCGCCAAGGGCAGCGAGGTCCTCGCGGACGAGGCCCAGCTGCTCGCCAGGGAGCTGAACATCCACTACCGGGGCGCCGAGGACGCCCGCGAGGGGGATGTCCAGCTGGCGCTCGGGGCGAAGGACCAGGGGCCCGCCGAGTCGTACACGCTCACCGTCCGCGACCGGAAGGTGCGGATCACCGGCCCCGACGAGTCGGGGGTGTTCTACGGCACCCGCACGCTCAAGCAGTCCCTGAAGGCGGACAGGACCGTGCCGGAGGGAGTGGTCAACGACCGCCCCGACCGCCCGCAGCGCGGACTGAACCTCGACATCGCCCGCAAGCACTACAGCGCGGAGTGGATAGAGGACCGCATACGGGAGATGGGCGACCTCAAGCTCAACCAGCTCGGCCTGCACTTCTCCGACGACCAGGCGTTCCGGATCGAGTCCAAGACCCACCCCGAGGTGGTCTCGGACGAGGCCCTGACCCAGGACGAGGTCCGCCGTATCGTCGGGCTCGCCAACAGCCTGCACATCGAGGTCGTCCCCGAGATCGACTCGCCCGGACACCTCGGCGCGGTGCTGCGCGCCCACCCCGATCTCCAGCTCCGCAACACCCAGGGCCGGGAGTCGCGCGGCTCCATCGACATCTCCAAGCCGGGGGCGGCGAAGCTGATCGACGAGCTGCTCGACGAGTACACCGACCTGTTCCCGGGGAAGTTCTGGCACCTGGGCGCCGACGAGTACCAGGCGCTGATGGTCCGCGACCCGGCCGCCTCCTACCCGCAGCTCCAGCGCGCCGCCGAGCAGAAGCACGGCTCCGGCGCCACGATCGAGGACCTCGCCACCGGCTGGCTCAACGACCGGGCGGCGGTGGTGGAGCCCAAGGGCCGCACCGCCAAGGCGTGGAACGACGGCCTCTTCCGGGACACGAAGGTCGTCGCGGACAAGAACATCGAGATCGAGTACTGGACCGGCAAGGAGATCGGCGCCCGGCCCCCGCAGGAGTACCTGGCGGCCGGCTACAAGATGCTCAACCTCAACGACGAGTTCCTCTACTACGTGCTCGGCGAGCCGAACGAGTTCGTCTACCCGACCGGCAAGCGGATCTACGAGCAGTGGACCCCGATGGTGCTGCGCGGCACCGAGCCGGTGGCGGCCCGCTACTCGCCGCAGATCCTCGGCGGCCGGTTCGCGGTCTGGGGCGACCTCCCCAACGCGCAGACGGTACAGCAGGTCGCGGACGGCATCAGGATGCCGCTCGTGGCGACCTCGCAGAAGCTGTGGGACCCGCGGGAGCCGGAGCTGACCTGGGACCAGTTCCAGGAGCTGGCGGCCCGGACGGGCAGCGCGGGCTGA
- a CDS encoding 2-oxo-4-hydroxy-4-carboxy-5-ureidoimidazoline decarboxylase, which yields MQHRRPPQVSGGAGLSPAQVAAGLARFNEAPFTTAEAALLECCGSHRWAHRMAAHRPFPDLPSLLAASDEAGYDLAPRDIAEALAAEPAPFLHDDAPRAAHLALQAAHAAYESRFGHSFVICLDACPPSQAVDQVLAAIRVRLTHEVDDERALTADELRRLARSRLVELVAEGW from the coding sequence GTGCAGCACCGCCGTCCGCCGCAGGTCAGCGGTGGCGCCGGGCTGTCCCCCGCCCAGGTGGCGGCCGGCCTCGCCCGGTTCAACGAGGCCCCCTTCACCACCGCCGAGGCCGCACTCCTGGAGTGCTGCGGCAGCCACCGCTGGGCCCACCGGATGGCCGCCCACCGGCCCTTCCCCGATCTGCCGTCCCTGCTGGCCGCCTCCGACGAGGCGGGGTACGACCTGGCGCCCCGGGACATCGCGGAGGCGCTCGCCGCCGAGCCGGCCCCCTTCCTGCACGACGACGCGCCCCGCGCCGCCCATCTCGCGCTCCAGGCGGCCCACGCGGCGTACGAGAGCAGATTCGGCCATTCCTTCGTGATCTGCCTGGACGCCTGCCCGCCCTCCCAGGCCGTGGACCAGGTCCTGGCCGCCATCCGGGTCCGGCTGACCCATGAAGTGGACGACGAGCGGGCCCTCACCGCCGATGAGCTGCGGCGACTCGCCCGGAGCAGGCTCGTCGAGCTGGTGGCCGAGGGCTGGTGA
- the sdhC gene encoding succinate dehydrogenase, cytochrome b556 subunit, with translation MPAGTLYRGREGMWSWVAHRVTGVLIFFFLFVHVLDTALVRVSPEAYDDVVATYKTPIVALLEYGLVAAILFHALNGLRIIAVDFWAKGPRLQKQMLWTVVGIWIVLMVGALYPVLGHAVRDVFGS, from the coding sequence GTGCCGGCTGGAACGCTGTACCGCGGCCGGGAAGGCATGTGGTCCTGGGTGGCTCATCGAGTCACCGGTGTCCTCATTTTCTTCTTCCTGTTCGTACATGTCCTGGACACCGCTCTCGTCCGCGTCTCTCCCGAGGCCTACGACGACGTCGTGGCCACGTACAAGACGCCGATCGTCGCGCTCCTCGAATACGGCCTGGTGGCCGCGATTCTCTTCCACGCGCTGAACGGTCTCCGGATCATCGCCGTGGACTTCTGGGCCAAGGGCCCGCGACTCCAGAAGCAGATGCTCTGGACCGTGGTGGGCATCTGGATCGTGCTGATGGTCGGGGCCCTGTACCCCGTCCTCGGTCACGCCGTACGCGACGTCTTCGGGAGCTGA
- a CDS encoding succinate dehydrogenase hydrophobic membrane anchor subunit, whose translation MSSETSSAAAIGDVEGVSLYDVDNPAPVIEPPRKRTSKTPKGSRTNFEMYAWLFMRLSGILLTVLVIGHLLIQLVLDGGVSKIGFAFVAGRWASPFWQAWDLIMLWLAMLHGANGLRTVINDYAERDRTRFWLKMLLYTATVFTVLLGTLVIFTFDPNIR comes from the coding sequence ATGTCCAGCGAGACTTCTTCCGCAGCCGCGATCGGCGACGTCGAGGGCGTGAGCCTGTACGACGTCGACAACCCGGCCCCGGTGATCGAGCCCCCGCGCAAGCGGACCAGCAAGACGCCCAAGGGTTCGCGCACCAACTTCGAGATGTACGCCTGGCTCTTCATGCGCCTGTCGGGCATCCTCCTGACCGTCCTCGTCATCGGCCACCTGCTGATCCAGCTGGTGCTCGACGGCGGCGTCTCCAAGATCGGCTTCGCCTTCGTGGCGGGTCGCTGGGCCTCGCCGTTCTGGCAGGCCTGGGACCTCATCATGCTGTGGCTCGCCATGCTCCACGGCGCCAACGGCCTCCGTACGGTCATCAACGACTACGCCGAACGGGACAGGACCCGCTTCTGGCTGAAGATGCTCCTGTACACCGCCACGGTGTTCACCGTCCTGCTGGGCACGCTGGTGATCTTCACCTTCGACCCGAACATCCGCTAG